The genomic region TCCGCTGATGTTGGTTGCAGCGTGCTTTTTGCGACCTACGGTAGATACGTCCGGTGATGCCACCCGCCAACGTTTGATTGATGTCTTGGCTCCTGTTCTTTTCGTCATAGCTGTTGGCATCCTGCTTTTCGGTTCACACGTTGTTTTTTCTGATACAGAACCTGCTGTGATTGCGGGGAAAATTATCAATGGCGTTGGAGCACTTGTTGTTTTTGCATTTCGAAATCGACCTGTTCGTTTTGGGTTGGGAGTCGCCGGCATTTTTCTCGCGGGCATGGCGATTGCGTCCGGTCAATTAGATGTTGTGCATGAAGAGCGGAATTTTTTTGGAGAACTCAGCGTGATTGCACAGGCCCGACCGGGAGAAACCAGGCCGGCATATTATACATTATATGATGGTTCCACATTGCATGGCGCCGAACGCATTGCGCCGCAGGATAAAGAGCGACGGTGTGAGCCGCTAAGTTACTACCATCGCCAAGGGCCACTCGCCGAAGTTTTTGCGGCGTTCAATGCACAGCCTCGGCATGATACTATTGCGGCCATTGGCCTCGGTATCGGTTCACTTGTCAGTTATCTTGAACCCGAACAACAATTGACTTTTTTTGAAATTAATCCGGCCGTTGTACGTATGGCGCAGAATACGGCGTATTTCCATTTCCTATCCGATTGCGGTCCTCAAGTTGATATCAAACTCGGCGATGCTCGACTCACCTTGGCCGACAGTCCTGACCATTCCTTCGATATGCTCGTTCTCGATGCGTTCAGTTCGGATTCAATACCGGTCCATCTCATCACCAAAGAAGCTCTGGAGTTGTACCTGAAAAAAACGAAAGTACACGGCATTGTCGTATTTCATATCAGCAATCAATTTCTCGATTTGCGCCCTGTACTTGGCAATCTCGCTGACCAAGCCGGTCTTTTCGGTCTCTATCAAGATAAGCCAGTTACGCGGGAACTTGATGAAGACTTGAAGCTTCGTTCCACATGGGCGGTGATGGCGCATGAGCAAGCTGATATTACCGCGTTGGCTGAGAATCCTCAGTGGCATCGTTTGCCTGTTGACCATAAAAAACGTCTCTGGACAGACGATTATTCTAATATTCTCGGGGTGATGCGCTTTCGTTAGAAAGAGTCAGTCGAAAAACACTCGTCACTCTTCAGGCAACAAGCTGAGACATGCTTCCCGGTCAGCATCTATATTTGGGGCGACACCTGCGCGGGCGAGTGCATTGTCGTTGAAGATCGGCGTGGCATATTCGGCATGGACAACCCGCAGTTCATGATCAAAGACATTGGCAATATGAACGGCCAACGTTGGGGTGAAGGACGTCTCGGTAGAATCGGGTTCATGGTGAAAGGCAACGGCATCGACAACTTGGCCGGGTAAACCCCATAATCCGAGGAGATAGCCACCGACATGAGCGTGTGAAAAACCAAGCAGCTCATATTCCATGGAAAGCAATGCCCGGTTGTTTTCTCGACTTGCCGAAATGACTTTCGCATATTCATCAGGTATGGCGGTTGCAAGGATAAGTTTGCCAATGTCGTGCAACATTCCAGCTAAGAAGGACATTTGTATCAAGACGGAATCGTTATTATGGCGTTCGTAAATGAGCCTGGCGAGACGGGCCGTCATGAGGCAGTGCGTTTCCAGGTCACTGGGATTGAAAAATGGAAATTGGGTTGTATTGAATTCTTTGATGAAGTGAGCCGTTAAGACCAGTCCTTGAATAACATCGACCCCAAGGAGTGTGACAGCTTCCTTGGGGGTGACAACGGAACGAGGAAAGCCGAAAAAGGCCGAATTCACAAGCTTGAGTAAGCTTGCGGTCATCGCCATGTCCTGACTGACAATTTTAGCAATGCGACCTAAGTCGGCATCGTCTCGGCTGGCTTCGGCAATAATTTGTGTATAGAGTTCAGGTGGTGTCGGTAATGTATCTGTTTTATGAACAATATTCTGTAGAGTTTTGTCTTTGAGGAGTTCTCGGAGAGCCGTTGCTTGATTCAACGTAGAGAGAAGCTCGTCATCGGAACAGGGCTTTGCCAAAAAACGGTGGGCTGGTCCGACTGTACGCATTATATATTGTTTGTCTGTATATCCTGAGAGGATAATGCGTACAGTTTGAGGATAGAGTTCCTTAACATGGATCAAGAGTTCACCGCCATCCATACCGGGCATGCGCATGTCGGTAATAATGACGTCCACATTTTCTTGAGCCAGGATATCAAGCGCTTCGGCACCGCTTCCGGCTGTCAATATATCGATATCGTCAAGCAAGCCAAACAAGGATCGTCGAATGCCGGAGAGAACCAATGGTTCATCATCGACGAGAAGAATGCTTTTCATGGTCGCTCCTTGGTTTGCGATCAACGTTTACCGGCGAATGGAAGCATCACGATGAAGGTCGTTCCGTTTCCTTCTTCAGACGTGAAATCAATACGTCCTTCATGCTTTTTGACGACTATATTTTGAATAATCGCCAATCCCTGTCCTGTACCTTTCCCAACGTCCTTCGTGGTAAAGAACGGATTGAAAATTTTGTCCCGGTTCTCTTCCGGAATGCCGACTCCGCTATCGGAAACCGTCATGACCATAAATTCATCTTTGGATGACGTACTGATTGTGATGGTGCCTTTCTCACCATTCTTGACAACATCGCCCACGGCTTGGGCGGCATTGACGAGTAAGTTGAGCACCACTTGGTTGAAATCGCCAGCGAGGCAGGTCACCAGAGGCAAGTCTGGATCAAGGTTCGTGACCACATCAGCAACGTATT from Desulfovibrio inopinatus DSM 10711 harbors:
- a CDS encoding response regulator → MKSILLVDDEPLVLSGIRRSLFGLLDDIDILTAGSGAEALDILAQENVDVIITDMRMPGMDGGELLIHVKELYPQTVRIILSGYTDKQYIMRTVGPAHRFLAKPCSDDELLSTLNQATALRELLKDKTLQNIVHKTDTLPTPPELYTQIIAEASRDDADLGRIAKIVSQDMAMTASLLKLVNSAFFGFPRSVVTPKEAVTLLGVDVIQGLVLTAHFIKEFNTTQFPFFNPSDLETHCLMTARLARLIYERHNNDSVLIQMSFLAGMLHDIGKLILATAIPDEYAKVISASRENNRALLSMEYELLGFSHAHVGGYLLGLWGLPGQVVDAVAFHHEPDSTETSFTPTLAVHIANVFDHELRVVHAEYATPIFNDNALARAGVAPNIDADREACLSLLPEE
- a CDS encoding spermidine synthase; protein product: MAVFFSLTMFVSAFLLFFIQPMFGKLVLPLLGGTPAVWNTCMVFYQAALLLGYVYAHVSLNVFGPARQSVVHLFLLAIAMATMPIGLSESFSSPPSEGYFIPWLFGLMTMSVGIPFFLVSSTAPMLQRWFSATGHVDSHDPYFLYGASNLGSMIALLGYPVFMEPFFTLSEQTRLWSAGFMVLAGCITGCVFILHRALSQGGHDTTGELLDAARQKRHALDEAVSTGRRLHWLALSFVPSSLLLGVTNYITTDIAAVPLLWIVPLTLYLLTFVLVFAKKSLISPRFMVLLQPFLLLPLALIYFQGFITTWWLFPVHIIAFFVTTMVCHQELARLRPHASRLTEFYLVMSIGGVLGGIFNALIAPVVFDTLAEYPLMLVAACFLRPTVDTSGDATRQRLIDVLAPVLFVIAVGILLFGSHVVFSDTEPAVIAGKIINGVGALVVFAFRNRPVRFGLGVAGIFLAGMAIASGQLDVVHEERNFFGELSVIAQARPGETRPAYYTLYDGSTLHGAERIAPQDKERRCEPLSYYHRQGPLAEVFAAFNAQPRHDTIAAIGLGIGSLVSYLEPEQQLTFFEINPAVVRMAQNTAYFHFLSDCGPQVDIKLGDARLTLADSPDHSFDMLVLDAFSSDSIPVHLITKEALELYLKKTKVHGIVVFHISNQFLDLRPVLGNLADQAGLFGLYQDKPVTRELDEDLKLRSTWAVMAHEQADITALAENPQWHRLPVDHKKRLWTDDYSNILGVMRFR